The Candidatus Dechloromonas phosphoritropha genome includes a region encoding these proteins:
- a CDS encoding symmetrical bis(5'-nucleosyl)-tetraphosphatase — protein MATYAIGDIQGCFDSFRTLLDACSFDPASDRLWLVGDLVNRGPKSLETLRLVKSLASSVFTVLGNHDLYLLMVAEGGAEYRGKSDTLQEILDAPDRDELLEWLRQQPLCHTEGDYCLVHAGLLPQWSAARARELAGEVEAALRGLGYREFILNLWGSKPTAWSDDLTGKKRLRVIVNAMTRMRFCSPDGNMEFKSKGELGSGPQGYLPWFEIPDRRSADSILVTGHWSALGLRITANLLALDSGCLWGGHLTAVRLEDRRVFQVDCSPGEALPLRE, from the coding sequence ATGGCAACTTACGCCATCGGCGACATTCAGGGCTGCTTCGACTCATTTCGGACGCTGCTCGATGCGTGCAGTTTCGATCCGGCAAGCGACCGCCTGTGGCTGGTCGGCGACCTCGTCAATCGCGGCCCGAAGTCACTGGAAACCCTGCGCCTGGTCAAATCGCTCGCTTCATCGGTTTTCACCGTGCTTGGCAACCACGATTTGTATCTGCTAATGGTCGCCGAGGGCGGCGCGGAATACCGCGGCAAGAGCGATACCTTGCAGGAAATACTCGATGCCCCGGACCGCGACGAGTTGCTCGAATGGTTGCGCCAGCAACCGCTCTGTCACACCGAAGGCGATTACTGCCTGGTCCACGCCGGACTGCTGCCGCAGTGGTCCGCTGCCCGCGCCCGCGAACTGGCGGGCGAGGTCGAAGCCGCGCTACGGGGGCTTGGCTACAGGGAGTTCATTCTCAACCTCTGGGGCAGCAAGCCTACCGCCTGGTCCGACGATCTCACCGGCAAGAAGCGTCTGCGGGTGATCGTCAATGCAATGACGCGGATGCGTTTCTGCTCGCCCGACGGCAACATGGAATTCAAGAGCAAGGGCGAACTGGGAAGCGGCCCCCAAGGCTACCTGCCCTGGTTCGAGATTCCCGACCGGCGGAGCGCCGATTCCATCCTCGTCACCGGACACTGGTCGGCGCTTGGACTGCGCATCACGGCGAATCTCCTGGCTCTGGATTCCGGCTGCCTGTGGGGCGGCCATCTGACCGCCGTGCGACTGGAAGACCGGCGGGTGTTCCAGGTCGACTGCTCGCCAGGGGAAGCCCTTCCTCTCAGGGAATAG
- a CDS encoding glutathione S-transferase family protein has product MKLHTSPKAPNPRRVDMFLAEKGIHDIERHLVDLNAGQHKETEFLARNPLARVPVLELDDGRFLAESRAICTYLEFLYPEPNLMGRNGEERAFIEMADRQVEFNIFAIGANHIRHTHPGLAVLEQPQFPDFGHSQGEKMLQNARWLDELLATRPYVAGERFTIADITAFCAIEFARLVKFRPAEAGLLSLAAWRERIAERPSAAA; this is encoded by the coding sequence ATGAAACTTCACACATCGCCAAAGGCGCCGAATCCGCGCCGGGTGGATATGTTCCTGGCGGAAAAGGGCATCCACGACATCGAGCGTCATCTGGTCGATCTGAACGCTGGACAGCACAAAGAAACGGAATTTCTGGCACGCAATCCGCTCGCCCGGGTGCCGGTTCTCGAACTTGACGATGGCCGCTTTCTCGCGGAGTCGCGGGCGATCTGCACCTATCTCGAGTTCCTCTACCCCGAACCCAACCTGATGGGACGCAACGGCGAGGAACGGGCATTCATCGAGATGGCCGACCGTCAGGTCGAATTCAATATCTTCGCCATCGGCGCCAACCACATACGGCACACCCACCCGGGGTTGGCGGTGCTCGAGCAGCCGCAGTTTCCCGACTTCGGGCATTCTCAGGGAGAAAAGATGCTGCAGAACGCGCGCTGGCTGGATGAACTGCTCGCGACGCGCCCGTACGTTGCCGGCGAGCGGTTCACCATCGCCGACATCACCGCATTCTGCGCCATCGAATTCGCGCGTCTGGTCAAGTTCCGGCCGGCCGAAGCCGGCCTGCTCAGTCTCGCAGCCTGGCGCGAGCGCATCGCCGAACGTCCAAGCGCGGCCGCCTGA
- a CDS encoding glutathione S-transferase N-terminal domain-containing protein, which yields MIELFTAATPNGHKVSIALEELGLPYTLRILDLGKLEQKQPWFLAINPNGRIPAIVDHDADDFAVFESGAILVYLAEKTGRLMPGDPKGRSLVLQWLMFQMGGIGPMMGQANVFFRYFPEKIQPAIDRYQGECTRLFGVLDKHLANHEFLAGDYSIADIANWAWVRTHTWSGVPVEDFPHLQRWLAQIRARPAVQQGILKPPSSVESRDDAETARKFSEEARKMVEMGRSQQGQQQ from the coding sequence ATGATCGAACTGTTTACCGCAGCAACCCCGAACGGCCACAAGGTTTCCATTGCGCTGGAAGAACTGGGGCTGCCCTACACGCTGCGCATTCTCGACCTCGGCAAACTGGAACAGAAGCAGCCATGGTTTCTGGCGATCAACCCGAATGGCCGGATTCCGGCGATCGTCGATCACGATGCAGACGACTTCGCGGTGTTCGAATCAGGCGCCATCCTGGTCTATCTCGCCGAGAAGACCGGGCGGCTGATGCCGGGCGACCCCAAGGGGCGGTCACTGGTCCTGCAATGGCTAATGTTCCAGATGGGCGGAATCGGGCCGATGATGGGTCAGGCCAACGTCTTCTTCCGCTATTTCCCCGAGAAAATTCAGCCGGCGATCGATCGTTATCAGGGTGAATGCACCCGGTTGTTCGGCGTCCTTGACAAGCATCTCGCGAACCACGAATTCCTGGCCGGCGACTACTCGATTGCCGACATCGCCAACTGGGCTTGGGTGCGGACGCACACGTGGTCGGGGGTTCCGGTCGAAGATTTCCCGCACCTCCAACGCTGGCTTGCGCAGATCCGGGCGCGACCGGCAGTGCAACAGGGGATACTCAAGCCACCTTCCAGTGTCGAATCACGCGATGATGCGGAGACGGCACGGAAATTTTCCGAGGAGGCACGCAAGATGGTCGAGATGGGACGGTCGCAACAGGGCCAGCAGCAATGA
- a CDS encoding HNH nuclease family protein — protein MTVKEIDHDRLDRIVRDARKSRETRESGYRERALKIYPWICGRCAREFTLANLRELTVHHRDHNHDNNPPDGGNWELLCVYCHDNEHQKQIEADRGYTDAGPARGGGASHSPFAALQSLLENSGKK, from the coding sequence ATGACCGTCAAGGAGATAGACCACGATCGTCTGGACCGTATCGTTCGCGATGCGCGCAAATCCCGCGAGACCCGGGAATCGGGCTATCGCGAGCGCGCGCTCAAGATCTATCCATGGATTTGCGGTCGCTGCGCACGGGAGTTCACCCTCGCCAATCTGCGCGAACTGACGGTTCATCACCGCGATCACAACCACGACAACAATCCGCCCGACGGAGGCAACTGGGAACTGCTTTGTGTCTATTGCCACGACAACGAACACCAGAAGCAGATCGAAGCCGACCGTGGTTACACCGATGCCGGGCCGGCAAGGGGCGGCGGAGCCTCGCACTCGCCGTTCGCGGCATTGCAGTCGTTGCTCGAGAATAGCGGAAAGAAGTGA
- a CDS encoding trypsin-like peptidase domain-containing protein has protein sequence MIEPILLVAARICTFDGQRPLTNASGLFFERDGRLFLVTSRHVMVDEPSKHFPDRIEVELHIDPANMARSTGFSIPLYRNGNSLWRQGLDTAGEIDVAAIEIERPALPKTAVFRAFTPRHLVGRLDQVEVGTSLLVVGFPLGFHDTLHHMPVVRHAVIASSFGLRFQGEGYFLTDARTHRGTSGAPVVMRVPEGSRVHGDLPWMLLGVHSARLDVGTRDLKLDEALGLNCAWYADILLTLTER, from the coding sequence ATGATCGAACCCATTCTGTTGGTGGCCGCACGCATTTGCACTTTCGACGGGCAGAGGCCGTTGACGAATGCCAGCGGGCTTTTTTTCGAGCGCGACGGGCGTCTGTTTCTGGTAACCAGCCGGCATGTCATGGTCGACGAGCCGAGCAAGCATTTCCCGGACCGGATCGAGGTCGAACTGCACATCGACCCAGCCAACATGGCCAGATCCACCGGGTTTTCGATTCCGCTGTACCGGAACGGCAATAGCCTCTGGCGCCAGGGCCTCGATACCGCAGGCGAGATTGACGTGGCGGCGATCGAAATCGAACGCCCGGCGCTCCCGAAAACAGCGGTTTTCCGCGCCTTTACGCCGCGGCATCTGGTTGGCCGGCTGGATCAGGTTGAGGTCGGCACCTCACTGCTGGTGGTGGGTTTTCCGCTCGGTTTCCACGACACACTGCACCACATGCCCGTTGTTCGCCATGCCGTCATTGCATCGTCGTTCGGGCTGCGCTTTCAGGGCGAGGGTTACTTCCTGACCGATGCGCGCACCCACCGCGGAACCAGCGGCGCGCCCGTCGTCATGCGCGTGCCGGAAGGGAGTCGGGTGCACGGCGACCTGCCGTGGATGTTGCTCGGCGTCCATTCGGCGCGCCTCGATGTCGGAACGCGCGACCTGAAGCTCGACGAGGCGCTGGGACTGAACTGCGCCTGGTACGCCGACATCCTGCTGACTCTCACCGAGCGCTGA
- a CDS encoding transposase, which produces MFRFIVAERKTGYLLPPSLDDCLKEDHLACFIVEVIDQLDFSNLTRQYAGRGSKAHHPAALLTILVYGYTIAVFSSRKLEQATDDSVAFRYLAAGSHPDHTTLATFRQRFLDEVAGLFVKVLELAKEMKLPKLGNVCLDGTKVNANASRHSALSHGHIEKMEVQLKAKLQELLALADRADVPDNVSLSDEIKRCEDRLAAMAVAKARIAARAEERYQREKAEYDQKMAGRAAKEEATGKKPGGKPPKAPEPGPRDSDQVNLADEESRIMPVAGGGFEQAYNAQAAVDADTMRVVAVGVTQAPNDKEQVEPMLATLQAQAEVLGALACLIADTGFCSEKNLKACEAAGIAPLIAIARDEHHPGCRERHSEPAALPDDATPTQARAHRLKTKAGRALYALRKQTVEPVFGIIKSVLCFRQFSLRGLKNVQDEWMLVCLAWNLKRMAALRPQ; this is translated from the coding sequence ATGTTCCGCTTTATCGTTGCCGAGCGCAAGACAGGCTATCTGTTGCCGCCGTCGCTGGACGATTGCTTGAAAGAAGATCACCTGGCATGCTTCATTGTCGAGGTGATTGACCAGCTTGATTTTTCCAACCTGACTCGGCAGTACGCTGGGCGTGGATCGAAAGCGCACCATCCGGCGGCGCTGCTGACGATTCTGGTCTATGGCTACACGATCGCCGTGTTCTCCAGTCGCAAGCTGGAGCAAGCCACCGACGATTCGGTCGCCTTCCGCTACCTGGCCGCGGGCAGCCACCCCGATCACACCACCTTGGCGACCTTTCGCCAGCGTTTTCTTGACGAAGTGGCCGGCCTGTTTGTGAAGGTCCTGGAACTGGCCAAGGAAATGAAGCTGCCCAAGCTGGGCAACGTTTGCCTGGACGGGACGAAGGTCAATGCCAATGCCTCACGGCACAGTGCGCTATCCCATGGGCACATCGAGAAAATGGAAGTCCAGCTCAAGGCAAAGCTTCAGGAACTGCTGGCCTTGGCGGATCGGGCGGATGTGCCGGACAACGTCAGCCTATCCGATGAAATCAAGCGCTGCGAGGACCGGTTGGCGGCCATGGCGGTGGCGAAGGCCAGGATTGCTGCCCGAGCCGAAGAGCGCTATCAGCGGGAGAAGGCTGAGTACGACCAGAAGATGGCTGGTCGTGCCGCCAAGGAAGAGGCGACGGGCAAGAAGCCTGGAGGTAAGCCGCCGAAGGCGCCGGAACCGGGGCCACGGGACAGCGATCAGGTGAATCTCGCCGACGAAGAATCGCGCATCATGCCGGTCGCCGGTGGCGGCTTCGAGCAGGCGTACAACGCCCAGGCGGCGGTCGATGCCGACACTATGCGGGTGGTCGCGGTCGGCGTCACGCAAGCGCCCAATGACAAGGAGCAGGTCGAGCCGATGCTGGCGACGCTCCAGGCACAGGCCGAGGTGCTGGGTGCGCTCGCGTGTCTGATTGCCGACACCGGCTTTTGCAGCGAGAAGAACCTCAAGGCCTGCGAGGCGGCCGGCATTGCGCCCCTGATCGCCATCGCTCGCGACGAGCACCATCCCGGCTGTCGGGAGCGCCACAGCGAGCCGGCAGCATTACCCGACGACGCCACGCCAACGCAGGCCAGGGCTCATCGTCTGAAGACCAAGGCAGGGCGAGCGCTCTACGCCTTACGCAAACAAACGGTCGAGCCGGTCTTCGGCATTATCAAATCCGTCTTGTGCTTTCGACAGTTTTCCCTGCGTGGTTTGAAGAACGTCCAGGACGAGTGGATGCTGGTCTGCCTCGCGTGGAACTTGAAGCGCATGGCCGCATTGCGCCCACAGTAG
- a CDS encoding citrate transporter, translating to MTDLQIYLTIGVFATVIFLIAFDLIDMTVAALLGVSILIVFGILDGNDLIPIVDTAGGPLSLLFGGMVVARVISKTGIFEWIGDAFLNATGGSGKRFLLLTVALLLPLNAFLPNATVVILVAPIIIRVCQILKIDFVGPLIITAIVSNAAGMLTLVSDPATFLVGRAIGLSFIDYLRMVSLGGLLAALVVVPFLPRLLPQAWSVRATLPPSVHVAIKHRAFLVLALLVLLIMVVMFIIGESLPTRIIPPQVAIIGASLALLVVYGMRIEPVGDVIRDVDWKTLVFLGAIFTLVQALVKTELLQSLSLQFYLWFGTQFTLAALVTLASIGTIGLVVANIPLVAAALVMITGYLVAAQAVPEVALAPGFDNWPKATLPVFVAMMFGGTLGGNATLIGASANIVAVGICASHGRRVSFMQFLRIGLPITVVQLSVGALYVLVLAANLD from the coding sequence ATGACTGACCTGCAGATTTATCTCACCATCGGCGTTTTCGCCACCGTGATCTTCCTGATCGCGTTCGATTTGATCGACATGACGGTCGCCGCCCTGCTCGGGGTCAGCATCTTGATCGTCTTCGGGATCCTCGATGGCAATGATCTGATACCGATCGTAGACACCGCCGGCGGTCCGCTCTCCCTGCTCTTCGGCGGCATGGTAGTGGCGCGCGTGATCAGCAAGACCGGAATCTTCGAGTGGATCGGGGATGCGTTCTTGAACGCCACCGGCGGCAGCGGTAAGCGGTTCTTGCTACTGACCGTCGCGCTGTTGTTGCCGCTCAACGCTTTTCTGCCCAACGCCACCGTCGTCATCCTGGTCGCACCGATCATTATCCGCGTCTGCCAGATACTCAAGATCGACTTCGTCGGACCCCTGATCATCACGGCGATCGTCAGCAACGCGGCCGGCATGTTGACCCTGGTGAGCGACCCCGCCACCTTTCTGGTCGGCCGGGCGATCGGGCTGTCGTTCATCGATTATCTGCGGATGGTGAGCCTGGGCGGCCTGCTGGCCGCGCTGGTCGTCGTCCCCTTTTTGCCGCGCCTGCTACCGCAGGCCTGGAGTGTGCGCGCGACCCTGCCACCCAGCGTGCACGTCGCCATCAAGCATCGCGCCTTCCTGGTATTGGCGCTCCTCGTGCTCCTGATCATGGTGGTCATGTTTATCATCGGAGAGTCCTTGCCGACCCGCATTATCCCGCCCCAGGTCGCGATCATCGGGGCTTCGCTGGCGCTGCTCGTGGTCTACGGCATGCGCATCGAGCCGGTTGGCGATGTGATCCGCGACGTGGACTGGAAGACGCTCGTCTTTCTCGGCGCCATCTTTACCCTGGTCCAGGCCCTTGTGAAAACCGAGCTGCTGCAAAGCCTGTCGCTCCAGTTCTACCTCTGGTTCGGGACACAGTTTACTTTGGCGGCCCTGGTGACCCTGGCTAGCATCGGCACGATTGGGCTCGTGGTCGCCAATATCCCGTTGGTCGCCGCCGCGCTGGTGATGATCACCGGCTACCTGGTGGCAGCCCAGGCGGTTCCGGAGGTCGCTCTCGCCCCCGGTTTTGACAACTGGCCCAAGGCCACGCTGCCGGTATTCGTCGCGATGATGTTCGGCGGTACCCTCGGCGGCAACGCGACGCTGATTGGCGCCTCGGCCAATATTGTGGCCGTGGGCATCTGTGCTTCGCACGGTCGGCGCGTGAGCTTCATGCAATTCCTGCGCATCGGGCTGCCGATTACGGTGGTGCAGTTGTCGGTCGGAGCGCTCTATGTTCTGGTGCTGGCCGCGAATCTGGATTAG
- a CDS encoding amino acid ABC transporter substrate-binding protein, with the protein MKLTVRYVALLVLMLVGLPQVDAAEVLNAVKSRGQLRCGVSEDVPGFSERDAGGDWRGLEADFCRAVAAAVLNDPGKVEFVPLQAPLRFPALQARRVDLLLANTTWTLTREAVLKVQFPGILYYDGQGFMVAAGIATLADLDGATVCVEMGTTNQRNLEAYFKANGRSVKPLPMASAKKAAAAFFAGRCQAYTADAGTLAAMRLRAPGDAGSFVILPERISREPLSPVVWGGDPEWTMVIRWVLNTLILAEEYGVTRDGVDAAIAENNPMLRLNYDERDMLARSMGIESGWGARVLRAVGNYGEIYERNVGRNSPLKIKRGLNRLWNQGGLHYAPPLD; encoded by the coding sequence ATGAAACTGACTGTTCGCTATGTCGCCCTGTTGGTTCTGATGCTCGTCGGCTTGCCCCAGGTCGACGCCGCCGAGGTCTTGAACGCTGTGAAATCGCGTGGGCAACTGCGCTGCGGGGTGAGCGAGGACGTTCCCGGCTTCTCTGAGCGCGATGCCGGCGGAGACTGGCGCGGATTGGAGGCGGACTTCTGCCGTGCAGTGGCAGCGGCGGTCTTGAATGACCCGGGGAAAGTGGAGTTCGTGCCGCTACAGGCCCCCTTACGCTTTCCCGCACTGCAGGCGCGCAGGGTCGACCTGCTGCTGGCCAACACCACCTGGACCCTCACCCGAGAGGCGGTATTGAAGGTTCAGTTTCCCGGTATCCTCTATTACGATGGCCAGGGCTTTATGGTCGCTGCCGGGATTGCGACGCTCGCCGACCTCGACGGTGCGACTGTGTGCGTGGAGATGGGGACGACGAACCAGCGGAACCTGGAAGCGTATTTCAAGGCAAACGGCAGGTCGGTAAAGCCGCTGCCCATGGCCTCGGCGAAGAAGGCGGCGGCAGCCTTCTTCGCCGGCCGCTGTCAGGCCTACACCGCGGACGCTGGCACCCTGGCCGCCATGCGTCTGCGTGCGCCGGGTGATGCAGGGTCCTTCGTGATTCTGCCCGAGCGCATCTCCAGGGAACCACTTAGCCCCGTCGTCTGGGGCGGCGATCCGGAGTGGACGATGGTGATCCGCTGGGTTCTGAACACCCTGATCCTGGCGGAGGAATACGGCGTCACCCGTGACGGGGTCGATGCGGCTATCGCGGAAAACAACCCGATGCTACGGCTAAACTACGACGAACGCGACATGCTCGCACGATCAATGGGGATCGAGTCCGGCTGGGGGGCACGGGTCCTGCGGGCCGTCGGCAACTATGGCGAGATCTACGAGCGCAACGTCGGGCGCAACAGCCCGCTCAAGATCAAGCGCGGTCTCAACCGGCTCTGGAACCAGGGTGGGCTCCACTACGCACCGCCCCTTGACTGA
- a CDS encoding GTP pyrophosphokinase, whose translation MHPLALAVKIAANAHATHRPDKGGAPYILHPLRMMMRMDDDEARMTAVLHDVIEDHEHEGWTFERLGKAGIPESVIDALRCVTKLAEDEDYAAFIERAATNPLARTVKLADLEDNMNLLRLGELLDKDVERLRKYHRSWLRLS comes from the coding sequence ATGCATCCTCTGGCCCTGGCGGTCAAGATCGCCGCCAATGCCCATGCCACCCACCGACCGGACAAGGGCGGCGCCCCCTACATCCTGCACCCGCTGCGCATGATGATGCGGATGGACGACGATGAAGCGCGCATGACCGCGGTGCTGCACGACGTGATCGAAGATCACGAACACGAGGGCTGGACGTTCGAGCGTCTGGGCAAGGCCGGCATTCCGGAAAGCGTCATCGACGCGCTGCGCTGCGTCACCAAGCTCGCGGAAGACGAAGACTACGCCGCATTCATCGAGCGTGCCGCGACTAACCCGCTCGCCAGGACGGTGAAACTCGCCGACCTCGAAGACAACATGAACCTGTTGCGCCTCGGAGAACTGCTGGACAAGGATGTCGAGCGCCTGCGCAAATACCACCGGAGTTGGCTGCGCCTGTCCTGA
- the gluQRS gene encoding tRNA glutamyl-Q(34) synthetase GluQRS, with translation MENTCYRGRFAPSPTGPLHFGSLVAAVGSYVDARAHGGEWLLRMEDVDVPRNVQGAADDILKTLEAFGFEWDGPVLWQSQRYGAYAEALERLRAVGLAYGCACSRKEIADSAPRRAIDGGLAYPGTCRNGLAHGRSVRSWRLRVCDEEIAFSDRVQGRQVQNIERDVGDFVLLRADGMYAYQLAVAVDDEFQGISDVVRGADLIASTPRQIWLQRCLGYATPRYAHLPVATNAAGEKLSKQTGAPALRPDQAGRALAAALTFLGQAAPPDLARAGLHDLWDWAFQRWSIAAIPQKAAASRETAFAVH, from the coding sequence ATGGAAAATACTTGCTACCGCGGCCGTTTTGCTCCCTCGCCGACGGGCCCGCTGCATTTTGGCTCACTGGTCGCCGCGGTCGGCAGCTATGTCGATGCCCGCGCTCATGGTGGCGAGTGGCTGCTGCGCATGGAAGACGTCGATGTGCCGCGGAATGTTCAGGGGGCTGCCGATGACATCCTGAAGACCCTGGAAGCCTTCGGTTTCGAGTGGGATGGTCCGGTGCTTTGGCAAAGCCAGCGTTATGGTGCCTACGCCGAGGCACTGGAAAGGCTCAGGGCGGTAGGGCTGGCATATGGCTGCGCGTGTTCGCGCAAGGAAATCGCCGATTCGGCGCCGCGCCGCGCAATCGATGGCGGCCTGGCCTATCCGGGAACCTGTCGCAACGGTCTGGCGCACGGGCGCAGTGTCCGCTCGTGGCGGCTTAGGGTGTGCGACGAGGAGATCGCGTTCAGCGACCGGGTACAGGGCCGGCAAGTCCAGAATATCGAGCGCGACGTTGGCGATTTCGTCTTGCTCCGAGCCGACGGTATGTACGCCTACCAGCTGGCTGTTGCGGTCGACGACGAATTTCAGGGCATTTCCGATGTCGTCCGCGGTGCCGACCTCATTGCCTCGACGCCGCGCCAGATCTGGCTCCAGCGCTGCCTCGGTTACGCAACGCCGCGTTACGCCCATCTGCCGGTGGCGACCAATGCCGCCGGCGAGAAGCTGTCCAAGCAGACCGGGGCACCCGCCTTGCGGCCCGATCAGGCGGGACGCGCTTTGGCCGCGGCGCTGACCTTTCTCGGTCAGGCGGCGCCCCCAGATCTGGCGCGTGCGGGGTTGCATGACCTCTGGGACTGGGCGTTTCAACGCTGGTCGATCGCCGCCATTCCGCAAAAGGCCGCCGCCAGCCGTGAAACTGCCTTCGCGGTCCACTGA
- a CDS encoding ATP-binding cassette domain-containing protein, with translation MVNDTPKPAARPQKLSALAGLWPFLRPYRARVALAFILLCLASATILLVPLAFRDLIDFGFGEEGRRGGRLLGTLSLNGHFIALFGLATIWALAVAARYYTVSWVGERVTADLRNAVYARVLSQSPQFFETLQTGEVLSRLTGDTTLIQTVVGSSISMGLRSVFQFIGGMVMLAVTSFYLFSLNLGLMALLILPIVAIGRKVKKLSRESQDRIADASALAGEILNAMPTVQAYTQEEQEAHRFAERTELSFVTGIKRTRVRAALTALIITAVMGTIIFVLWIGARQVHSGALTGGELASFVLYAALVAGAVGTMAEVWGDVMRAAGATERLLDLLHARSAIRETPAPQSPVVAEQAAIRFEHVVFTYPARPQIRALDDICLDIAPGESVALVGPSGAGKTSLFQLLLRYYDVSGGCIRINGQDIRQLSLRDLRKDIAIVSQDPVIFSANALENIRYGRRDASDEEVRQAARAALAEEFIERLPEGYRTFLGERGTRLSGGQRQRIAIARAILKGARLLLLDEATSALDAESELLVQKGLSAAMMGRTTLIIAHRLATVQKADRIVVMDRGRIVEIGTPEDLRQQGGLYARLATLQLDF, from the coding sequence ATGGTCAACGACACCCCCAAACCGGCTGCGAGGCCCCAAAAGCTTTCGGCACTCGCCGGATTATGGCCCTTTCTGCGGCCCTACCGCGCGCGCGTTGCGCTCGCCTTCATCCTTCTGTGCCTGGCTTCGGCGACGATCTTGCTGGTGCCACTTGCCTTTCGCGACCTGATCGACTTCGGCTTTGGCGAAGAGGGGCGGCGAGGCGGACGCCTGCTGGGCACCTTGAGCCTGAATGGGCATTTCATCGCGCTTTTCGGGCTGGCGACCATCTGGGCGCTGGCGGTGGCAGCGCGTTATTACACCGTGTCGTGGGTCGGGGAGCGGGTCACAGCCGATCTGCGCAACGCCGTCTATGCACGGGTGCTGTCGCAGTCCCCGCAATTCTTCGAGACCCTGCAGACCGGAGAAGTGCTGTCCCGACTGACCGGCGACACGACACTGATCCAGACCGTGGTCGGCAGTTCGATCTCGATGGGTTTGCGCAGCGTTTTCCAATTCATTGGCGGCATGGTCATGCTGGCGGTCACCAGCTTCTACCTGTTCTCCCTGAACCTTGGACTGATGGCTCTTCTCATACTTCCGATCGTTGCCATCGGGCGCAAGGTCAAGAAACTCTCGCGTGAATCGCAGGACCGGATCGCCGATGCATCGGCGCTGGCGGGTGAAATCCTTAACGCGATGCCGACCGTGCAGGCCTACACACAGGAGGAACAGGAGGCCCACCGATTCGCCGAGCGCACGGAACTGAGCTTTGTCACCGGGATCAAGCGCACCCGGGTACGCGCGGCGCTCACCGCACTGATCATTACCGCAGTGATGGGAACGATCATCTTCGTCCTCTGGATAGGCGCGCGTCAGGTCCATTCCGGCGCGCTGACCGGTGGCGAACTCGCCTCCTTCGTCCTTTACGCCGCCCTGGTGGCCGGCGCTGTCGGAACCATGGCGGAAGTCTGGGGCGACGTGATGCGCGCCGCCGGGGCGACCGAGCGCCTGCTCGACCTGCTGCATGCCCGGTCAGCCATCCGCGAGACGCCAGCGCCGCAGTCGCCGGTGGTCGCGGAGCAGGCGGCGATCCGCTTCGAGCATGTCGTGTTCACGTATCCGGCCCGCCCGCAGATCCGCGCTCTGGATGACATCTGCCTGGATATCGCACCTGGCGAGAGCGTCGCGCTGGTCGGGCCCTCCGGCGCCGGCAAGACCAGCCTGTTCCAGCTTCTGCTGCGCTATTACGATGTTTCCGGTGGCTGCATACGGATCAACGGGCAGGATATCCGCCAGCTGAGCCTGCGCGACCTGCGCAAGGACATCGCCATCGTCTCCCAGGATCCGGTGATCTTTTCCGCGAATGCGCTGGAAAACATCCGCTACGGCCGCCGTGACGCGAGTGATGAGGAGGTCAGGCAGGCGGCGCGGGCGGCCCTGGCCGAGGAATTCATCGAGCGCCTGCCCGAGGGCTACCGGACGTTTCTCGGAGAGCGTGGCACGCGGCTGTCGGGTGGCCAGCGCCAACGCATCGCGATTGCCCGTGCGATCCTCAAGGGTGCCCGCCTCCTGCTGCTCGACGAAGCGACCAGCGCCCTCGATGCCGAGTCGGAACTCCTTGTGCAGAAGGGTCTCAGCGCCGCCATGATGGGGCGGACGACACTCATCATCGCCCATCGGCTGGCGACGGTGCAGAAGGCCGACCGGATCGTCGTCATGGACCGCGGGCGAATAGTAGAGATCGGCACCCCGGAGGATCTGCGCCAGCAAGGCGGGCTTTATGCACGGCTGGCGACCCTGCAGCTCGATTTCTGA